From one Halothece sp. PCC 7418 genomic stretch:
- the psb27 gene encoding photosystem II protein Psb27, whose amino-acid sequence MFIKSMLKRLLTLTLVVMISVVGLAGCSGADTGLTGNYRQDTLTVLETLRTTLEISVDDPNREEIRAKAREQLNDYAARYRRDEEVAGLRSFTTMQTALNALANYYTSAYATRPIPQRVKDRVSQEFAQVERALRREEA is encoded by the coding sequence ATGTTTATAAAATCAATGCTTAAACGATTGCTTACTTTAACCCTTGTCGTGATGATTAGTGTGGTGGGCTTAGCTGGCTGTAGCGGTGCTGATACGGGTTTAACAGGAAATTATCGTCAAGATACTCTCACTGTATTGGAAACCCTACGGACAACCTTAGAAATTTCAGTAGATGATCCCAATCGGGAAGAAATCCGTGCCAAAGCCCGTGAGCAACTTAATGATTATGCAGCCCGTTATCGTCGCGATGAAGAAGTTGCTGGACTGCGCTCTTTTACCACCATGCAAACGGCTCTTAATGCCTTAGCTAACTATTATACGTCCGCTTATGCCACACGCCCCATTCCGCAAAGAGTGAAGGATCGGGTGTCTCAGGAGTTTGCACAAGTGGAACGGGCGTTACGACGAGAAGAAGCCTAG
- the ychF gene encoding redox-regulated ATPase YchF, translating into MLRAGIVGLPNVGKSTLFNALVANAKAEAANFPFCTIEPNVGVVAVPDERLEVLAKISNSQRIVPTRIEFVDIAGLVQGASQGEGLGNQFLANIREVDAIVHVVRCFENDDIVHVSGSVDPVRDIEVINLELALADLAQIEKRIARTRKEAKKNKDAQVELELLEKLAAAINEGKTARQVELTEDEEDLIKPLGLLTKKPIIYATNVSEDDLATGNQAVEQVRELAAKENSSVVVISAQVESELIELSDEEKADFLESLGVEEGGLQSLIRATYDLLGLRTYLTTGETETRAWTIRAGMKAPQAAGVIHSDFERGFIRAETISYEKLAEIQSYAAAREKGLIRSEGKDYVVQEGDVIEFRFNV; encoded by the coding sequence ATGCTCAGAGCAGGAATTGTCGGACTCCCCAACGTCGGTAAATCAACCCTTTTTAACGCCCTTGTTGCCAATGCTAAGGCAGAAGCAGCTAATTTCCCTTTTTGTACGATTGAACCGAATGTGGGCGTAGTTGCAGTTCCTGATGAACGTTTAGAAGTCCTTGCTAAAATCTCTAATTCTCAGCGTATTGTTCCCACTCGTATCGAATTTGTGGACATTGCGGGGTTAGTGCAAGGAGCAAGTCAAGGAGAAGGGCTTGGTAACCAATTTCTGGCTAATATTCGGGAAGTGGATGCGATTGTTCATGTAGTCCGTTGTTTTGAAAATGACGATATTGTCCATGTTTCGGGTTCAGTTGATCCCGTTCGTGATATTGAAGTGATTAATTTAGAATTAGCGTTAGCGGACTTAGCCCAAATTGAAAAACGCATCGCTCGCACCCGTAAAGAAGCGAAGAAAAACAAAGACGCACAAGTAGAATTAGAACTATTAGAAAAACTGGCAGCAGCGATTAATGAAGGGAAAACGGCTCGTCAAGTAGAACTTACTGAAGATGAAGAAGACCTCATCAAACCCTTGGGTTTATTGACCAAAAAACCAATTATTTATGCCACAAATGTTTCAGAAGATGATCTCGCCACTGGTAATCAAGCCGTTGAACAAGTGCGAGAATTAGCAGCGAAAGAAAACTCGTCTGTGGTCGTCATTTCGGCACAAGTGGAGTCAGAATTAATTGAACTTTCTGATGAAGAAAAAGCAGACTTTTTAGAATCTTTAGGAGTAGAAGAAGGGGGGTTACAATCTCTAATTCGAGCCACCTATGATTTATTAGGACTTCGCACCTATCTCACCACAGGAGAAACCGAAACTCGGGCTTGGACGATTCGTGCTGGTATGAAAGCCCCCCAAGCTGCGGGTGTCATTCACTCAGATTTTGAACGCGGTTTTATTCGTGCTGAAACTATTAGTTATGAGAAATTAGCGGAAATCCAATCTTATGCAGCAGCGAGAGAAAAAGGTTTAATCCGTTCGGAAGGAAAAGATTATGTGGTGCAAGAAGGGGATGTGATTGAGTTTCGCTTTAATGTTTAA
- a CDS encoding Gfo/Idh/MocA family protein: protein MSRNGNHQALRVGVIGVGNMGQHHTRVLGLLKDVELYGVADINVTRGLDIASKYRVRFFEDYQDLLACVDAVCIAVPTRLHYQVGLQCLKAGVHVLIEKPIAASIEEAESLVNAAAENNCILQVGHIERFNPAFQELSNVLKTEALLAVEAHRMSPYSQRGNDVSVVLDLMIHDIDLLLELTASPVVNLTASGTKAEDSGYLDYVTATLGFANGAIATLTASKITHRKIRNISAHCKNALIEADFLNNEILIHRQTTADYTTNYGQVLYRQDGLIEKVYTSKIEPLHAELEHFVSCVRGGNQPSVGGEQALKALRLASSVEKMAMDGQPWESQVQEGITISTSNC, encoded by the coding sequence TTGTCTCGCAATGGAAATCATCAAGCCTTGCGAGTGGGAGTGATTGGTGTTGGGAATATGGGACAGCATCATACCCGTGTTTTGGGTTTGCTGAAGGATGTCGAGTTGTATGGGGTTGCAGATATTAATGTTACCCGTGGCTTGGATATCGCCAGTAAGTATCGGGTACGCTTTTTTGAAGATTATCAAGATTTGCTTGCTTGCGTCGATGCGGTTTGCATTGCGGTTCCCACACGATTACATTATCAAGTGGGGTTGCAGTGCTTAAAGGCTGGAGTTCATGTTTTAATTGAAAAACCGATCGCGGCGAGTATTGAAGAAGCGGAATCGCTCGTGAATGCAGCAGCAGAAAATAACTGCATTTTACAAGTGGGACATATTGAACGCTTCAATCCTGCGTTTCAAGAATTGAGTAATGTTTTGAAAACTGAGGCGTTATTGGCAGTAGAAGCCCATCGCATGAGTCCTTATTCCCAGCGAGGCAACGATGTCTCAGTTGTTCTCGATTTGATGATTCACGACATTGATTTATTGTTAGAGTTAACAGCAAGTCCAGTGGTTAATTTAACCGCCAGTGGAACCAAAGCAGAAGACTCGGGTTATTTAGATTATGTTACTGCTACTCTCGGGTTTGCCAATGGCGCGATCGCGACGTTAACTGCAAGCAAAATTACTCACCGTAAAATCAGGAATATTTCTGCCCATTGTAAAAATGCCTTAATTGAAGCAGATTTCTTAAATAATGAAATTCTCATTCATCGCCAAACCACTGCCGATTATACGACCAATTACGGACAAGTGTTATATCGTCAAGATGGACTGATTGAAAAAGTTTATACTAGCAAGATTGAACCCCTCCACGCCGAATTAGAGCATTTTGTGAGTTGTGTGCGAGGAGGAAACCAGCCCTCTGTTGGTGGCGAACAAGCCCTGAAAGCCCTTCGTTTAGCCAGTTCAGTAGAAAAAATGGCAATGGATGGTCAGCCTTGGGAAAGTCAGGTTCAAGAGGGAATAACTATTTCGACATCGAATTGTTAA
- a CDS encoding family 10 glycosylhydrolase: MRLLLLVILTASLVIGTHSFLPVRAAQSNNYCRFDDRAIAQKDQLRNQAFKGNGNAETQYQQLIQRHGEQLINCRDQAWPSTQAIWLRLYPCDTLPGRVEEILDHIVDSGYNEVYLEVFYSGQVLLPASENRTAWDSVLRSPSVRDRDLLAEAIAKGHERNLKVYAWLFSLNFGYTYAQRSDRAEVLARNGYGETNLSNESEDEKAFVDPYNPQARRDYLQMLSEVLKRQPDGVLFDYIRYPRSTGTESVVSGVKNLWIYSDAALNTLFNRALNDKGQFLIQQFVKQGYITANDVRTVDGIEPKETPPLWQGRNVDPAESEMSLEARQTLLQEQLWYLSVAHAAQGVIDFLTLVTDQVQTQGIPSGAVFFPDANRVVGQQGFDSRLQPWTRFNQLEQWHPMSYAVCGRANCIVDLVRRTISVADSELEVVPALAGIWGRVYKDRPPLEVQMEAIRRRVPQIKGVSHFAYSWQFPQRDRDRKFCSLGNN; the protein is encoded by the coding sequence TTGCGACTGCTTTTATTGGTAATTTTGACGGCGAGTTTAGTCATAGGTACTCATTCTTTCTTACCCGTTCGTGCTGCACAAAGCAATAATTATTGTCGATTTGACGATCGCGCGATCGCGCAAAAAGATCAACTCCGTAACCAAGCCTTTAAGGGCAATGGGAATGCAGAAACACAATATCAACAGTTAATTCAACGCCACGGCGAACAACTGATCAACTGTCGAGATCAAGCTTGGCCCTCTACACAAGCGATTTGGTTAAGACTTTATCCCTGCGATACTTTACCAGGAAGAGTCGAAGAAATCTTAGACCACATTGTTGATTCTGGATATAACGAGGTCTATTTAGAAGTTTTTTATAGTGGACAGGTGTTATTACCCGCCAGTGAAAATAGGACGGCTTGGGATTCTGTTTTGCGTTCGCCTTCGGTCAGAGATCGGGATTTACTGGCGGAGGCGATTGCCAAAGGGCATGAACGAAACTTAAAAGTTTATGCTTGGCTATTTAGTCTCAATTTCGGCTATACTTATGCCCAACGCAGCGATCGCGCTGAGGTGTTGGCTCGTAATGGTTATGGGGAAACCAATCTTTCTAATGAAAGTGAAGACGAAAAAGCATTTGTCGATCCCTACAACCCACAAGCCAGACGGGACTATCTGCAAATGTTATCAGAAGTCTTAAAGCGTCAACCCGACGGGGTGCTATTTGACTATATTCGTTATCCCCGTAGCACAGGGACTGAATCGGTGGTATCAGGAGTTAAAAACCTTTGGATCTATAGCGATGCAGCTTTGAATACTCTCTTCAATCGCGCCTTGAATGACAAAGGACAGTTTTTGATTCAACAGTTTGTCAAACAAGGCTATATCACCGCCAATGATGTGAGAACCGTCGATGGGATTGAACCCAAAGAAACCCCCCCTTTATGGCAAGGACGGAATGTTGATCCAGCAGAAAGTGAGATGAGTTTAGAGGCGCGTCAAACCTTACTCCAAGAACAATTATGGTATTTAAGTGTGGCTCATGCAGCGCAAGGGGTGATTGATTTTCTGACGTTAGTAACCGATCAAGTGCAAACCCAAGGGATTCCCAGTGGTGCGGTATTTTTCCCGGATGCGAATCGCGTTGTCGGACAACAAGGGTTTGATTCGAGGTTACAACCGTGGACAAGATTTAATCAATTAGAACAATGGCATCCCATGTCCTATGCGGTGTGTGGTCGAGCAAATTGTATTGTGGATTTAGTTCGGCGGACGATCAGTGTTGCGGATTCAGAGTTGGAAGTTGTCCCTGCTTTAGCTGGAATATGGGGAAGGGTTTATAAAGACCGTCCCCCATTAGAAGTGCAAATGGAAGCGATTCGGCGCAGAGTGCCACAAATTAAAGGGGTAAGTCATTTTGCTTACTCTTGGCAGTTTCCCCAGCGCGATCGCGATCGTAAATTCTGTTCTTTAGGTAATAATTAA
- a CDS encoding ABC transporter permease, translated as MQLIETIRMATATLTANKLRSSLTMLGIIIGNASVIAMVGIGQGAQELAKSEFQSLGPNTLFVTPGSREERQTTFDAPKTLVYEDAKAIAEQVPTVEAVAPQITSNEVITYRDKNSSDSVFGVTPEFLGVRSFEVAKGRFIRETDLAKNSRVVALGADIANQFFGLENPIGKQIRIKNSSFKVIGVMKPKGAFLGNNQDDTVYIPLTTMANQIVGSRSVYGINLTFISVSAKDESSIRAAQFQIQNLLRLRHKITGEDDFSVQTQQDVLNIVGTVTGGLTAMLAAIAGISLLVGGIGVMNIMLVSVSERTQEIGLRKALGAREKDILTQFLIEATILAVLGGFFGTIVGGGIVILAGMTSPLPAQISVAAVIVAVSVSAGIGLSFGVIPARQAAKLDPIVALRSA; from the coding sequence ATGCAACTAATTGAAACCATCCGCATGGCAACTGCGACCCTCACCGCCAATAAACTCCGTAGTAGCCTGACAATGCTAGGAATTATTATTGGCAATGCCTCTGTTATTGCTATGGTAGGTATTGGACAGGGCGCACAAGAACTGGCAAAAAGTGAGTTTCAATCCTTGGGTCCTAATACATTATTTGTGACACCAGGGTCTCGGGAAGAACGCCAAACCACCTTTGATGCACCGAAAACACTGGTTTATGAAGATGCCAAGGCGATCGCGGAACAAGTTCCGACGGTTGAAGCAGTTGCCCCTCAAATTACCAGTAATGAAGTGATTACCTATCGAGATAAAAACAGTAGTGATTCGGTGTTTGGAGTGACACCAGAATTTCTAGGTGTACGCAGTTTTGAGGTGGCAAAAGGTCGTTTCATCCGCGAGACAGATTTGGCAAAAAATAGTCGGGTGGTTGCCTTAGGGGCTGATATTGCCAATCAATTTTTTGGTTTAGAGAATCCAATTGGTAAGCAAATTCGGATTAAAAACTCTAGCTTTAAAGTCATTGGGGTCATGAAACCCAAAGGTGCTTTTTTAGGCAATAACCAAGATGATACGGTTTATATTCCCCTCACAACAATGGCGAATCAAATTGTTGGCAGTCGCTCCGTTTATGGGATTAACTTAACCTTTATTTCCGTTTCAGCAAAAGATGAAAGTAGTATTCGGGCTGCTCAATTTCAAATCCAAAACTTACTACGACTGCGACATAAAATTACTGGCGAGGACGACTTTAGCGTACAAACTCAACAAGATGTTCTGAATATTGTCGGAACCGTCACTGGTGGCTTAACAGCGATGCTGGCAGCGATCGCGGGAATTTCACTTTTAGTAGGGGGGATTGGGGTCATGAATATTATGCTCGTTTCTGTATCTGAACGCACCCAAGAAATTGGACTCCGTAAAGCTCTAGGCGCACGAGAAAAAGATATCCTCACGCAATTTTTAATTGAAGCCACAATTCTTGCTGTCTTAGGAGGTTTTTTTGGGACAATCGTTGGTGGAGGAATTGTCATCCTAGCGGGAATGACCTCACCCTTACCTGCTCAAATTTCTGTTGCTGCGGTAATTGTTGCTGTGAGTGTTTCTGCTGGTATTGGCTTATCCTTTGGGGTAATTCCCGCTCGTCAAGCGGCTAAGCTAGATCCCATTGTTGCTCTCAGAAGTGCTTAA
- the sfsA gene encoding DNA/RNA nuclease SfsA, with protein sequence MIADLIYSYSPRQAGTLIKRYKRFLADIKLSSGEVITAHCPNTGPMIGVSTPGSPVLVSYSDNPKRKHAYTWEAIQVNDTVPTWVGINTSLPNRVIKSALENHLLPDLAHRYETVRPEVRYGKDHKSRIDFLLTGKEDRPIYLEVKNVTWAKETNALFPDTVTTRGQKHLRELMALLPEAHPIMLYFINRGDCTHFSVGETADPKYAELLAAAIEKGVEVLPYRFENATEGIRFLGKAELVSSH encoded by the coding sequence ATGATTGCAGACCTAATTTATTCTTACTCTCCCCGCCAAGCTGGAACGCTAATTAAACGTTATAAACGCTTTCTCGCTGATATTAAACTGTCATCAGGAGAAGTGATTACCGCCCATTGTCCCAATACTGGCCCCATGATAGGGGTTTCTACCCCGGGTAGCCCTGTGCTTGTCTCTTACAGCGATAATCCTAAGCGCAAACACGCCTATACTTGGGAAGCCATTCAAGTGAATGATACTGTTCCCACTTGGGTCGGGATTAATACTAGCTTACCGAATCGGGTGATTAAATCAGCTTTAGAGAATCATCTTTTACCAGATCTCGCCCATCGTTATGAAACAGTTCGTCCAGAAGTGCGCTATGGGAAAGATCACAAAAGTCGGATTGATTTTTTATTAACGGGAAAAGAAGATCGACCGATTTATTTAGAGGTAAAAAATGTCACTTGGGCAAAAGAAACAAACGCTCTTTTTCCAGATACAGTGACCACTCGCGGTCAAAAACATTTGCGAGAGTTGATGGCTTTATTACCAGAAGCGCATCCCATTATGTTGTACTTTATTAATCGCGGTGACTGTACTCATTTTAGTGTAGGGGAAACGGCTGATCCAAAATATGCGGAACTTTTAGCAGCAGCCATCGAAAAAGGGGTAGAAGTTCTTCCCTATCGCTTTGAAAATGCAACGGAAGGGATTAGGTTTTTAGGGAAAGCAGAATTAGTCAGTAGTCATTAG
- the glyS gene encoding glycine--tRNA ligase subunit beta has protein sequence MVSFLLEVGTEELPADFVESAIAQWETKIPKTLQEQFLTPETINVYGTPRRLAVVITGLPDKQADREEEIKGPPASAAFKDGEPTKAAQGFAKKQGVALEDLEIRPTEKGDFVFIKKVITGRKTAEILQELTPDWIFNLEGKRFMRWGDGDLRFPRPIRWLVTRLDEQVLPVALENGSETIQGSNLSWGHRVLSPREIAIPHPEKYVETLAEAKITVDPEVRKRAIAQQVQTEAQAKGGYADLNQDLLSEVTNLVEFPFVVTGKFDDEFLDLPPEVITTEMISHQRYFPVWKDETARELLPYFITAANGDPNKAEIITRGNERVIRARLADGQFFYNADLSKPLADYVPQLDTVTFQEKLGSVGDKAKRIQEYASWVSQQLQVSETEQTQIQRAAQLCKADLVTQMVGEFPELQGIMGEKYARASHEDEAVATAISQHYLPKGADDDLPDHSVAQVVAISDRADTLVSIFGLGMIPSGSSDPFALRRAANGIVSIIWGHNLPLNLQQLIKQGVDHFIQTFGESEHTKTLLSQLQDFFLQRIRTLLAEKNIDYDLINAVLGENDEEYTQRALTAVLDVQARAQFLQEIRDNQVLDTIYETVNRSTRLAEKGNLDTQTLNPEGVVNPDLFEQNSEKAFYEALIKLLPKTQASFENRNYQQLVDGLAAITPTVSTFFDGEDSVLVMAEDPAIQQNRLSLLGLLRNHARVLADFGQIVKSN, from the coding sequence ATGGTAAGTTTTCTTTTAGAAGTTGGCACGGAAGAACTCCCCGCAGATTTTGTTGAAAGCGCGATCGCGCAATGGGAAACCAAGATTCCCAAGACGCTACAAGAACAGTTTTTAACCCCCGAAACGATTAACGTTTACGGGACACCCCGCCGTTTAGCAGTGGTCATCACAGGCTTACCCGACAAACAAGCCGATCGCGAGGAAGAAATCAAAGGCCCCCCCGCCAGCGCAGCCTTCAAAGATGGAGAACCCACGAAAGCAGCCCAAGGTTTCGCCAAAAAACAAGGGGTCGCCCTCGAAGACCTAGAAATTCGCCCAACGGAGAAGGGAGACTTCGTTTTTATCAAAAAAGTCATCACAGGTCGCAAAACTGCCGAGATTTTGCAGGAATTGACCCCAGATTGGATTTTTAACCTTGAAGGAAAACGGTTTATGCGCTGGGGTGACGGCGATTTGCGCTTTCCCCGTCCGATTCGCTGGTTAGTCACCCGATTAGATGAACAAGTGCTACCCGTAGCCCTAGAAAATGGATCAGAGACGATTCAAGGGAGTAACTTATCTTGGGGTCATCGGGTGTTATCTCCCCGAGAAATTGCCATTCCCCATCCAGAAAAGTATGTGGAGACTTTAGCCGAGGCCAAAATTACCGTTGACCCCGAAGTCAGAAAACGCGCGATCGCGCAACAAGTCCAAACTGAAGCCCAGGCAAAAGGTGGATACGCAGATTTAAATCAAGACTTACTCAGTGAAGTAACAAACTTAGTCGAGTTTCCCTTTGTCGTCACTGGCAAATTTGATGACGAGTTTCTCGATCTTCCCCCAGAAGTCATCACCACCGAAATGATTAGCCACCAGCGCTACTTCCCCGTCTGGAAAGATGAAACCGCCCGAGAATTGCTGCCTTACTTTATTACCGCAGCCAATGGCGACCCCAATAAAGCCGAGATCATTACTCGCGGAAATGAACGAGTGATTCGCGCCCGTTTAGCCGATGGTCAATTCTTCTACAACGCCGATCTCAGTAAACCCCTTGCGGACTATGTTCCCCAACTCGATACTGTAACCTTCCAAGAAAAACTCGGATCAGTGGGCGACAAAGCCAAACGCATTCAAGAGTATGCCAGTTGGGTATCACAACAGCTACAGGTATCAGAAACCGAACAAACACAAATTCAAAGGGCTGCACAACTGTGCAAAGCTGACCTTGTCACCCAAATGGTCGGTGAATTTCCTGAATTACAGGGAATTATGGGAGAAAAATATGCCCGTGCTAGCCATGAAGACGAAGCTGTTGCAACTGCAATTTCTCAACATTATCTTCCAAAAGGGGCAGATGATGATCTTCCTGATCACAGTGTTGCTCAAGTCGTTGCCATCAGCGATCGCGCGGACACTCTCGTCAGTATTTTTGGCTTAGGAATGATTCCCAGTGGCTCATCGGATCCCTTTGCCCTTCGTCGCGCAGCCAATGGTATCGTGAGTATTATTTGGGGTCATAATCTTCCTTTAAATCTCCAGCAACTCATCAAACAAGGCGTTGATCACTTTATTCAAACCTTTGGGGAAAGTGAACACACTAAAACTTTACTCTCCCAACTCCAAGACTTCTTCTTGCAGCGGATACGTACCCTCTTAGCCGAGAAAAATATTGATTATGACCTGATCAATGCTGTTTTAGGCGAAAACGATGAAGAATACACTCAACGGGCGCTAACTGCTGTTTTAGATGTCCAAGCGAGGGCACAATTCCTGCAAGAGATTCGAGATAATCAAGTCTTAGACACAATTTACGAAACCGTCAACCGTTCCACTCGTTTAGCAGAAAAAGGAAACCTTGACACGCAAACCCTTAATCCTGAAGGAGTGGTTAATCCTGACTTATTTGAACAAAACTCAGAAAAAGCCTTTTATGAAGCATTAATCAAACTACTTCCCAAAACCCAAGCGAGTTTTGAAAACCGCAACTATCAGCAGTTAGTCGATGGTTTAGCCGCAATTACACCCACCGTCAGCACCTTCTTTGATGGGGAAGATAGCGTGCTAGTGATGGCAGAAGATCCAGCCATTCAGCAAAATCGTCTTTCCTTATTGGGATTATTGCGAAATCATGCCCGAGTTTTAGCCGACTTTGGACAAATTGTTAAATCAAATTAA
- a CDS encoding response regulator transcription factor encodes MPLLILVAEDDPGIQLAVQDYLELLGYSVITAKNGDEALEQLEKYHPHLIVADIKMPKKDGFELIQTVRERPEFRLLPVIFLTERGTTADRVRGYQAGCDVYLPKPFEMEELGAVIQNLLARSQMAQSEQAFHSPSHPASLPEEDQEDFHFTQRETDVLELLTQGLSNTEMGHQLHLSPRTVEKYVSSLLRKTETNNRAELVSFALKHHLIP; translated from the coding sequence ATGCCCTTACTGATTTTGGTTGCGGAGGATGATCCCGGAATTCAACTTGCCGTACAAGACTATTTAGAACTTTTAGGTTACAGTGTGATCACTGCTAAAAATGGTGATGAAGCACTCGAGCAACTCGAAAAATATCATCCTCATTTGATTGTCGCGGATATCAAAATGCCAAAAAAGGATGGGTTTGAATTGATTCAAACGGTGAGAGAGCGTCCCGAGTTCCGCCTTTTACCCGTCATTTTTCTAACCGAACGAGGGACAACTGCCGATCGCGTGCGAGGTTATCAAGCAGGCTGTGATGTCTATCTGCCTAAGCCCTTTGAAATGGAGGAGTTGGGGGCGGTGATTCAGAATCTGTTAGCGCGATCGCAGATGGCTCAATCCGAACAAGCCTTTCACTCTCCCTCCCATCCAGCGTCATTACCAGAAGAAGACCAAGAGGATTTCCATTTTACCCAACGGGAAACCGATGTTTTAGAACTTTTAACCCAAGGGCTATCTAATACGGAAATGGGACACCAGTTACATTTGAGTCCCCGAACTGTGGAAAAATATGTCAGTAGCCTTTTAAGGAAGACTGAAACCAATAATCGCGCGGAATTGGTCAGTTTTGCTTTGAAACACCACCTAATCCCCTAA
- the queD gene encoding 6-carboxytetrahydropterin synthase QueD, with the protein MDEWIIYKEFSFEAAHQLFHHEGKCRRLHGHSWVGRVYLKAQHLITEGSQQGMLMDYGEIKKYIQPLLDEYLDHYYLNESTGLTNPTSEEIAKWIFEKLEAAGLPHLYAVEIQETCTSGCRYTKSHD; encoded by the coding sequence ATGGATGAGTGGATTATTTACAAAGAGTTTTCTTTTGAAGCAGCCCATCAATTATTTCATCATGAGGGAAAATGTCGTCGTTTACATGGACATAGCTGGGTGGGGAGAGTTTATCTCAAAGCACAGCATCTCATCACAGAAGGGTCACAACAAGGAATGTTGATGGACTATGGTGAAATTAAAAAGTATATTCAGCCTTTATTAGACGAATATCTAGATCATTACTATCTCAATGAAAGCACTGGCTTAACGAACCCCACCAGTGAAGAAATTGCAAAATGGATTTTTGAAAAATTAGAAGCAGCGGGTCTTCCTCATCTCTATGCAGTAGAAATTCAAGAAACCTGCACCTCAGGATGTCGATATACAAAATCTCATGATTGA
- a CDS encoding Uma2 family endonuclease — MKISTPILENGDRLSRQEFEERYQKMPHLKKAELIEGKVYMASPLRFEPHAEPHANLIGWLWNYKIATPGVRLGDNATIKLDLDNEPQPDAVLLLDSNRGGQTSIDEAGYIVGAPEMVIEIAASSASIDLYEKKQVYCRNGVKEYLVWRVMEQQLDWFYLQQGNYLSLTPNEKGIIDSQVFPGLRLNQVALIAGEMQSVMMTLQEGLTSREHQDFLQ, encoded by the coding sequence ATGAAAATTTCGACTCCCATTCTCGAAAACGGTGATCGACTTTCCCGTCAGGAATTTGAGGAACGTTATCAGAAAATGCCTCACCTCAAAAAGGCAGAATTAATTGAAGGAAAAGTCTATATGGCATCCCCGCTTAGATTTGAACCTCATGCTGAACCGCACGCCAATTTAATCGGATGGCTTTGGAACTATAAAATTGCAACACCTGGGGTTCGTTTAGGGGATAATGCAACGATTAAGCTCGATTTAGATAATGAGCCTCAACCTGATGCCGTTTTACTTCTTGATTCTAACCGTGGCGGTCAAACTTCCATTGATGAAGCGGGTTACATTGTTGGTGCGCCAGAGATGGTTATTGAAATTGCAGCTAGTAGTGCTTCTATTGATCTCTATGAGAAAAAACAAGTTTATTGTCGTAATGGGGTTAAAGAATACCTAGTGTGGCGAGTAATGGAACAACAGTTGGATTGGTTTTACTTGCAACAAGGAAATTATCTATCTCTGACTCCCAATGAAAAGGGAATCATTGACAGCCAAGTTTTTCCAGGGCTACGGTTAAATCAAGTTGCCTTAATTGCTGGGGAAATGCAATCAGTCATGATGACGCTACAAGAGGGATTAACCAGCAGAGAACATCAAGACTTTTTGCAATGA
- a CDS encoding DUF565 domain-containing protein — protein sequence MQKTRLNLLFSNLSSQVRQFFVNPWRKITSLLISLLLGIFMGIAIVTSAGQNGRLDIIVAALLLILTEVLSWFVYRQNLEQNEQRSGLIEVMNTFKIGLVYSLYIQAFVLGS from the coding sequence ATGCAGAAGACCCGCTTAAATTTATTATTCAGCAACTTATCCAGTCAAGTGCGCCAGTTTTTTGTTAATCCTTGGCGCAAAATTACTTCTTTATTAATTAGTTTACTCCTCGGAATTTTTATGGGAATTGCCATTGTTACCAGTGCTGGTCAAAATGGACGTTTAGATATTATTGTTGCTGCACTCTTGCTGATTTTAACTGAGGTGCTGAGTTGGTTTGTCTATCGGCAAAATTTGGAACAGAATGAACAAAGATCGGGGTTAATTGAAGTCATGAATACGTTTAAAATTGGCTTGGTTTACAGTTTATATATCCAAGCCTTTGTTTTAGGGTCTTGA